One Gemmatimonadota bacterium DNA window includes the following coding sequences:
- a CDS encoding phytanoyl-CoA dioxygenase family protein, which yields MLKVDLLEANEIERAAAIFHRDGFVCVANPLDAEQFALNRSGAERVMAEQEAEFGREKMNRGYARHSFGSQMHNWEWCILIDLPTILPIIDAIWGSDDYTCTGAGGDYSLPGAKIQHLHSDRNADLFNDPLGRVTHRDVPAPFIVINFTMVDFTVENGAIRFIPGTHRSRAPIPSLEEEPEWMRTNHLCAPANTAVIRDVRCWHGGTANQSDMKRPMTSVGFHAPWHRAVEEKSLPRGHYDRLTARGQRLCRHLAAG from the coding sequence ATGTTAAAAGTCGACCTACTTGAAGCGAACGAGATCGAGCGCGCCGCCGCGATTTTCCACCGGGACGGCTTCGTCTGCGTGGCGAATCCCCTGGACGCGGAGCAATTCGCCCTTAACCGGTCGGGCGCCGAGCGCGTGATGGCGGAGCAGGAAGCCGAGTTCGGGCGCGAGAAAATGAACCGGGGCTACGCGCGCCACTCCTTCGGCAGCCAGATGCACAACTGGGAATGGTGCATCCTGATCGACCTGCCCACGATCCTGCCGATTATAGACGCGATCTGGGGGAGCGACGACTATACCTGCACGGGCGCGGGCGGCGACTATTCCCTGCCCGGCGCGAAGATCCAGCACCTGCACTCCGATCGGAACGCCGACCTCTTCAACGATCCCCTGGGCCGGGTAACCCACCGGGACGTCCCGGCACCGTTCATCGTCATCAACTTCACTATGGTGGACTTCACCGTGGAGAACGGCGCCATCCGGTTCATTCCCGGCACCCACCGGTCCCGCGCGCCGATCCCTTCGCTCGAAGAGGAACCGGAATGGATGCGCACGAACCATCTCTGCGCGCCGGCGAATACGGCCGTCATCCGCGACGTGCGCTGCTGGCACGGGGGCACGGCGAATCAATCGGACATGAAGCGGCCCATGACAAGCGTGGGCTTCCACGCGCCGTGGCACCGGGCCGTCGAAGAGAAGTCTCTGCCGCGGGGGCATTACGACCGGCTGACCGCGCGGGGCCAGCGGCTGTGCAGGCATCTCGCGGCGGGGTGA
- a CDS encoding mandelate racemase/muconate lactonizing enzyme family protein yields MTEIPGGLDAVSPHPPSVPRSSDLKITAVETLIPDDVMPGLILLRIHTDAGAVGQGESYYVPQAVAAVVHDWLARRLLGSDPLSIEHHWRFFYERFSAFGSRGAEMRALSAVDLALWDLLGQASGLPVWQLLGGKARETVRVYNSCGGPTYGRRPPGAPAQQGWPGHGDIGKPGPLEDNWAAHHAAGDLAEELVAEGYTGMKFWTFDRAYRAHGSSYLPMSTVRECVKPLEEVRKRVGDRIEILLDGHGFFQLPAALRIAEAVRDLNPMWLEDVMRLDNVDTLRDFREQSGVPLAVSEMYISREDYRHVLERNAADYLMVDPTWVGGISETRRLAEMAQGYNIPAAMHDCTGPLTLIAGIHVATAVPNVVIQESVRAHIRTFYDLLIEPNIVVDHGFARPPEGPGLGTRLRPELFDSSHPGYRISKA; encoded by the coding sequence ATGACCGAAATCCCCGGTGGCCTGGACGCCGTCTCGCCACACCCCCCTTCCGTCCCGCGAAGTTCCGACCTGAAGATCACGGCCGTGGAGACCCTCATCCCCGACGACGTCATGCCGGGGTTGATCCTGCTGCGGATCCACACCGACGCGGGCGCTGTCGGCCAAGGCGAGTCCTACTACGTCCCCCAGGCGGTGGCCGCAGTCGTCCATGACTGGCTAGCCCGCCGGCTGCTGGGCAGCGACCCTCTGTCTATCGAGCACCACTGGCGGTTCTTCTACGAACGGTTCAGCGCCTTCGGCTCGCGAGGCGCCGAAATGCGGGCCCTCAGCGCCGTCGACCTGGCCCTCTGGGACCTTCTGGGACAGGCGAGCGGACTTCCCGTCTGGCAACTGCTGGGCGGAAAGGCCCGCGAGACTGTCCGGGTCTACAACAGCTGCGGCGGTCCGACCTATGGACGCCGTCCGCCGGGCGCGCCTGCCCAACAAGGCTGGCCTGGCCACGGCGACATCGGCAAACCCGGTCCGCTGGAAGACAACTGGGCCGCCCACCACGCCGCGGGCGACCTGGCGGAGGAACTGGTGGCGGAAGGCTACACGGGCATGAAGTTCTGGACCTTCGACCGCGCCTACCGGGCCCACGGCTCAAGCTATCTGCCCATGTCCACGGTCCGGGAATGCGTCAAGCCCCTGGAGGAGGTGCGCAAGCGCGTGGGCGACCGGATCGAGATCCTCCTGGACGGACACGGATTCTTTCAGCTTCCCGCCGCCCTGCGCATCGCCGAGGCCGTGCGGGACCTGAACCCGATGTGGCTCGAGGACGTCATGCGCCTGGACAACGTGGACACGCTCAGGGACTTCCGCGAACAGTCGGGCGTGCCTCTGGCGGTCAGCGAAATGTACATCAGCAGGGAGGACTACCGCCATGTACTGGAGAGAAACGCCGCCGACTACCTCATGGTCGATCCCACCTGGGTGGGCGGCATCAGCGAGACGCGGCGGCTGGCCGAGATGGCCCAGGGCTACAACATTCCGGCGGCCATGCATGACTGTACGGGTCCGCTTACGCTGATTGCCGGCATCCACGTCGCCACGGCCGTGCCCAACGTCGTCATCCAGGAGTCCGTCCGGGCCCACATCAGGACCTTCTACGATCTGCTCATCGAGCCCAACATCGTCGTGGATCACGGATTTGCGCGACCGCCGGAAGGACCGGGCCTGGGTACCCGCCTGCGGCCGGAGCTCTTCGATTCCAGTCACCCGGGTTATCGAATCAGCAAGGCGTAG
- a CDS encoding phytanoyl-CoA dioxygenase family protein encodes MSTEQATDTDTDKGDASTMAVEHSTTSSPTPSPMTEEQKFFFDLKGWILVPSVLSETEIEEMKAEVYAAVEPDNKGKNSGFKRGFQGRLADLLDHPAVVGILNEILTEPPFVGDDYYGFRCENSFLMVREPGWESTVQGTGLPHVVRPPQQANAMRYQVQGGKIFAGLTRVVWELEEVRAGYGGTSFLSGSHKAHFNYGGPDRYRPNISESPWEESLYAAMEDYSCPPGSMLVFTESLIHAANDWTNPDNRRCAVFNCYNSIWAQWHRLNLDHQIIDQMPPKRQSLFRGTWQLGGDGNRTYSLDNRSV; translated from the coding sequence ATGTCTACCGAGCAAGCCACGGATACCGACACGGACAAAGGGGACGCGTCGACAATGGCCGTCGAGCATTCCACCACTTCCAGCCCCACCCCCTCCCCCATGACCGAAGAGCAGAAGTTCTTCTTCGACCTGAAGGGCTGGATCCTCGTGCCTTCCGTGCTGTCGGAGACCGAGATCGAGGAGATGAAGGCCGAGGTGTATGCCGCGGTTGAGCCGGACAACAAGGGCAAGAACAGCGGTTTTAAAAGGGGTTTCCAGGGCAGGCTGGCCGATCTGCTGGATCACCCCGCGGTCGTGGGCATTCTCAACGAGATCCTGACCGAGCCGCCCTTCGTGGGGGACGACTACTACGGATTCCGCTGCGAAAACTCCTTCCTCATGGTGCGGGAACCCGGCTGGGAATCGACGGTGCAGGGTACGGGCCTGCCCCACGTCGTGCGTCCTCCCCAGCAGGCCAACGCCATGCGTTACCAGGTGCAGGGTGGCAAGATCTTCGCAGGACTCACCCGGGTGGTCTGGGAGTTGGAGGAGGTCAGGGCGGGGTACGGCGGCACTTCCTTTCTGAGCGGCTCGCACAAGGCCCATTTCAACTACGGCGGTCCGGACCGGTACCGCCCCAATATCAGCGAATCTCCCTGGGAGGAAAGTCTCTACGCCGCCATGGAAGATTACAGTTGTCCGCCAGGATCGATGCTGGTCTTCACCGAGAGCCTCATCCACGCGGCGAACGACTGGACCAATCCGGACAACCGGCGATGCGCCGTGTTCAACTGCTACAACTCGATCTGGGCGCAGTGGCACCGGCTCAACCTCGACCATCAGATCATCGACCAGATGCCGCCAAAACGGCAGTCCCTGTTTCGCGGCACGTGGCAGCTAGGGGGCGATGGAAACCGAACCTACTCGCTGGACAACCGGTCGGTGTAA
- a CDS encoding AAA family ATPase, whose protein sequence is MRSVTGPWVSGDDFFDRESELDILERRIRNGNHVLLTGQRRMGKTSVARELGCRLKAQEWVFLFVDVEDATCPEDVIADVAEAANQVRTLKSRITTGTLSLLNRLSHRIKGIGPRQFRVSFRAELNIGNWRRFGEKLIRDCADHDQPVLLVIDELPIFLKRMLSDDEGHKKVDEFLSWLRGALQRHDGSTPVLMVSGSIGLAPLVRRLGIPDRINYLYPFRLGPWNREICIECFDRLVLSSEVQVESGVAEAVYDKLGMGIPHHVQYFFARLTEHAHMHDKEGVAVSDVDEVYHSVLLGPVGQSDLAHYETRLEDGLADELDYSIAKDILSEAATQDVFGPLARRGLEQIYAPRIGNVAGRISEVLGILVHDGYLDTCDAEYRFPSNLLKDWWAARFGNHYSPIEQRSPVRNEQSLGFAVRNE, encoded by the coding sequence ATGAGATCAGTTACTGGTCCCTGGGTGAGCGGCGACGACTTCTTCGACCGTGAATCCGAACTGGACATACTGGAGCGGCGAATCCGAAATGGTAACCACGTGCTTCTGACAGGCCAGCGCCGCATGGGCAAGACCAGCGTGGCTCGAGAGCTAGGCTGCCGACTCAAGGCCCAAGAGTGGGTGTTCCTCTTCGTAGACGTCGAAGACGCTACCTGTCCGGAAGATGTGATCGCAGACGTCGCAGAGGCTGCAAATCAGGTTAGAACCCTGAAATCCCGGATCACCACCGGGACTCTAAGTCTACTGAACCGACTTTCACACAGAATCAAGGGAATAGGTCCAAGGCAGTTCCGAGTGAGTTTCAGGGCAGAGCTGAATATAGGCAACTGGCGTCGGTTCGGCGAAAAGCTGATTCGCGACTGCGCCGACCACGATCAACCTGTCCTGCTTGTCATTGATGAACTGCCGATCTTCCTGAAACGGATGCTCAGTGACGACGAGGGACATAAAAAGGTAGACGAGTTTCTGAGTTGGCTGCGTGGCGCTCTACAACGACACGACGGAAGTACTCCAGTCCTTATGGTATCCGGCAGTATAGGTCTTGCTCCGCTTGTACGACGGTTGGGAATCCCCGACCGAATCAACTACCTCTATCCGTTTCGGCTCGGTCCCTGGAACCGCGAAATCTGCATCGAATGTTTCGATCGACTCGTTCTGAGTTCTGAAGTCCAGGTAGAAAGTGGAGTTGCCGAGGCGGTGTACGACAAGCTCGGTATGGGTATTCCACATCACGTGCAGTACTTCTTCGCCCGACTTACTGAGCACGCACACATGCACGACAAAGAAGGGGTGGCTGTGTCGGACGTGGATGAAGTCTACCATAGTGTACTGCTGGGGCCGGTGGGCCAGAGCGATCTGGCGCATTACGAAACGCGTCTCGAGGACGGGCTGGCCGACGAATTGGACTATTCCATAGCCAAGGACATCCTGTCAGAGGCTGCCACGCAGGATGTATTCGGCCCCCTAGCTCGGCGAGGTCTAGAGCAAATTTACGCGCCCAGAATCGGTAATGTCGCCGGCCGAATTTCCGAAGTCCTCGGTATCCTCGTTCATGACGGGTATCTCGACACGTGTGACGCTGAATACCGATTTCCCTCGAATCTGCTGAAGGATTGGTGGGCTGCGCGATTTGGTAACCATTACTCACCCATTGAACAGCGCAGCCCCGTCCGAAACGAACAGAGTTTAGGTTTCGCAGTCCGAAACGAGTGA
- a CDS encoding tetratricopeptide repeat protein codes for MDASEFNAPTIRKFNPGTFQSDKEVVRQFVVRKRELGLVLDVLHENIETPSCQHVLLVAPRGRGKTMLLARVAAELRNENELSQSMLPVRFMEESHEVFDIADFWLETLFYLSKEIVRPDPDLARELQAVHADLTGQWRDGFLAERARATVLDASDRLGKKLVLMIENMQTLFDDVDENFGWQLRETLQTEPQIILIGTATSRFERLDDVREPFFELFRILDLKPLDTEACRRLWQVVSGDDFQERRIRPLQILTGGNPRLLVIIAEFARHRSLHQLMEELVTLVDEHTEYFRGHLEALAPTERRVYLAVIDLWQPSTTGEIAARARMDVRSVSSLLGRLIDRGAVTYDGTSRKREYAAAERLYSIYYKMRRERDEAAVVHNLIHFMAVFYSEDELTEMSKMFSVEATRFQSIREGFKRARLDVPQIEQLFSQFTDSSMEPVTFSRKPTSSQHIEAELNELAKAAEDLIRKADDKVRSGEPEAATSIFDSVVDRFSGRESPRIQFSVAKAMVLKGMVLGGMGRLSEALTTFNLIEDRFHTSEIPQIELLLAESLVNKGFVQRELGQLSDANSTLESITVRFSDSDTPKIRKIVADALILKANVQVELDHSLAAIGTFDEIVERYDSNKDAKLIIPTARALVEKGMIYFKLGDLEKAVEAFEDAIVRFDPLSDMNVREWVARALFSKAMTQRELDTKSAIVTYDEFVERFGAFDELPLKNMVVDVLFYKAETLYEVGNVEASVRTYDEFIALVDNDHRLNRQVQVATAMINRGVAQWNLDNLTESISSYDLVIERFGSSELAELQEVVVKSFLNKGMVQGQNGRSETEIATYDEVIDRFGSNNDSRVQLWIAKTLINKGVALRNHSDYAGSIETYDRIVDCFGDNRTVEFQQVVLMAMLNKAVYQLELDNQSESMTTYNAVIERAGAFEGPWFKGIVAKAWVSLAYIHIRNGSAEEAQCAYEAIQESLDNLETDVAKETRRQLHWIRISVMLIQKDHTAAMKLFHSLYASADLDDQAKLHEMIWSVVQLITTGASETDVLDILLSDEKKAEVLSPLVVALQKRKGLDARVAAEVNEVAEDILRAIEDARVYYTDRDPR; via the coding sequence ATGGACGCATCTGAGTTCAATGCTCCTACGATACGAAAGTTCAATCCCGGTACCTTCCAGTCTGATAAAGAGGTGGTCCGGCAATTCGTGGTACGGAAACGCGAACTGGGACTCGTACTTGATGTCCTACACGAAAATATCGAAACCCCTTCTTGCCAGCATGTCCTTCTGGTAGCGCCCCGAGGCAGGGGCAAGACCATGTTGTTGGCCCGCGTCGCTGCTGAACTGCGAAACGAAAACGAACTGTCACAGAGCATGCTTCCTGTGCGATTCATGGAAGAAAGCCACGAAGTATTCGACATCGCCGACTTCTGGCTTGAAACGCTTTTCTATCTTTCAAAAGAGATTGTGCGTCCTGATCCAGACCTCGCACGGGAATTACAGGCCGTCCATGCCGATCTGACGGGTCAATGGAGGGATGGATTCCTGGCGGAACGAGCCAGAGCTACGGTGCTGGACGCGTCCGACCGTCTGGGTAAAAAACTCGTGCTCATGATCGAGAACATGCAGACGTTATTCGATGATGTAGACGAAAACTTCGGCTGGCAGTTGCGGGAGACGTTGCAGACCGAGCCCCAGATCATCCTGATTGGCACAGCCACTAGTCGTTTCGAACGTCTGGATGACGTAAGAGAACCCTTCTTCGAACTGTTCCGGATACTTGATCTCAAACCGTTAGACACCGAAGCCTGCCGACGGCTCTGGCAGGTGGTAAGCGGTGATGATTTTCAGGAACGCCGCATCAGACCCCTTCAGATACTGACCGGCGGCAATCCCCGACTGTTGGTCATCATCGCGGAATTCGCCCGCCACCGGTCGTTACACCAGTTGATGGAAGAATTGGTGACGCTCGTCGATGAACATACCGAGTACTTCCGCGGACATTTAGAAGCTTTAGCGCCAACGGAACGTCGGGTCTATCTCGCGGTTATTGACCTCTGGCAACCTTCGACCACTGGCGAGATTGCAGCCAGAGCACGTATGGATGTCCGAAGCGTGTCCAGCCTGCTTGGCAGACTGATTGATCGTGGAGCCGTTACTTACGACGGAACATCCAGGAAACGTGAGTACGCAGCGGCAGAGCGGCTGTACAGCATATACTATAAAATGAGACGTGAACGGGATGAGGCGGCAGTCGTGCACAATCTAATCCATTTTATGGCGGTTTTCTACAGCGAGGACGAACTGACGGAGATGTCAAAAATGTTCAGCGTGGAGGCAACGCGGTTCCAATCAATACGTGAAGGGTTCAAGCGGGCGAGGTTAGATGTACCACAGATTGAACAGTTGTTCAGTCAGTTTACCGATTCAAGTATGGAACCTGTAACATTCAGCCGTAAGCCGACCAGTTCCCAACATATAGAAGCAGAACTGAATGAATTAGCGAAGGCCGCCGAAGACTTAATAAGAAAAGCAGACGACAAAGTCCGAAGCGGAGAACCTGAAGCGGCTACTTCGATATTTGATTCGGTCGTAGATCGGTTCTCAGGTCGAGAATCTCCCAGAATCCAATTTTCGGTTGCCAAAGCTATGGTTCTAAAGGGTATGGTACTAGGCGGGATGGGTAGACTTTCTGAGGCGCTTACAACCTTCAATTTGATCGAAGACCGCTTTCATACAAGCGAAATACCACAGATCGAGTTGTTGCTGGCCGAGTCATTGGTAAATAAAGGATTTGTACAGAGGGAACTCGGCCAACTCAGCGACGCGAATTCTACATTAGAATCTATTACTGTACGGTTCTCAGACTCTGACACGCCTAAGATCCGGAAAATAGTCGCTGACGCGCTAATCCTCAAAGCGAATGTACAAGTTGAACTAGACCATTCTTTGGCAGCTATCGGCACATTTGATGAGATTGTAGAACGTTATGATTCGAACAAAGATGCAAAGCTGATAATCCCAACTGCCAGAGCATTAGTCGAAAAAGGAATGATTTACTTTAAGCTAGGTGATTTAGAAAAAGCGGTAGAGGCATTCGAAGACGCTATCGTGCGATTCGATCCGCTCTCAGATATGAATGTCCGGGAATGGGTCGCGAGAGCATTGTTTAGCAAGGCGATGACACAACGTGAACTTGATACAAAGTCGGCGATTGTGACTTACGATGAGTTTGTAGAACGCTTTGGTGCTTTTGATGAATTGCCACTGAAGAATATGGTAGTCGACGTGTTATTCTACAAAGCAGAGACGCTGTATGAAGTAGGCAATGTAGAGGCTTCAGTTAGAACCTACGATGAGTTTATTGCCTTGGTCGACAATGACCACAGATTGAACCGTCAGGTACAGGTCGCCACTGCGATGATCAACCGGGGAGTTGCTCAATGGAATCTTGATAACCTGACTGAGTCAATCTCAAGTTACGATCTGGTAATAGAACGATTTGGATCCAGTGAATTGGCGGAACTTCAGGAGGTTGTCGTTAAGTCCTTTCTGAATAAAGGAATGGTGCAAGGACAAAACGGGCGCTCTGAAACGGAGATCGCAACGTATGATGAAGTGATAGACCGCTTTGGAAGTAACAACGATTCCCGAGTTCAGTTATGGATTGCCAAGACATTGATCAATAAAGGTGTCGCGCTGCGAAACCACAGTGACTACGCAGGATCCATAGAAACCTATGATCGTATTGTAGATTGTTTCGGGGATAACAGAACGGTGGAGTTTCAACAAGTCGTGTTGATGGCGATGCTAAACAAAGCGGTTTACCAACTTGAACTTGATAATCAATCGGAGAGTATGACGACCTATAACGCGGTAATTGAACGCGCGGGTGCTTTTGAAGGCCCATGGTTCAAGGGAATAGTCGCCAAAGCATGGGTCAGCCTGGCATATATCCATATCAGAAACGGAAGTGCGGAAGAAGCACAGTGTGCTTACGAAGCGATTCAAGAATCATTGGACAATCTGGAAACTGACGTGGCCAAGGAAACAAGACGGCAACTGCATTGGATCAGAATAAGTGTAATGTTGATTCAAAAGGACCATACCGCTGCTATGAAATTGTTCCACTCTTTGTATGCTTCCGCCGACCTTGACGACCAAGCTAAGTTGCATGAGATGATCTGGAGTGTCGTGCAATTAATCACGACTGGAGCTTCTGAGACTGATGTGCTGGATATCTTGTTAAGTGACGAAAAGAAGGCTGAAGTGCTTAGTCCTCTCGTTGTAGCTTTGCAAAAACGAAAAGGGTTGGACGCACGTGTTGCGGCTGAGGTGAATGAAGTTGCCGAGGATATCCTGCGTGCGATTGAAGACGCTCGCGTATACTATACGGACCGAGATCCAAGGTAG
- a CDS encoding M48 family metallopeptidase has product MTMERYWIQYGEHRITFSVVRRERKTLEIGVEPDTTVVVAAPRDASIKVISEKVRRRAAWVRRQQRFFSQFLPRMPERRFISGETHLYLGRQYRLKVIACEKPGVKSIRGFIVVRSREPGRSELTRSLVEKWYRDRARVKFTERIEVNLLRFADPESFRPRGLIIRTMRRRWGSLSASSRLVLNRRLIEAAVNGIDYVITHELCHIAEPHHGSRFYVLLDGIMPDWRRRKEQLERSVGGRM; this is encoded by the coding sequence TTGACGATGGAACGGTACTGGATTCAATACGGCGAGCATCGCATAACGTTCTCCGTTGTGCGCCGTGAACGGAAGACGCTGGAGATTGGCGTCGAACCAGACACTACTGTCGTCGTCGCTGCACCTCGTGACGCGTCGATAAAGGTCATCTCCGAAAAAGTTCGCAGACGCGCGGCCTGGGTGCGCCGTCAACAGCGGTTCTTCTCACAGTTTCTACCGAGGATGCCCGAACGACGCTTCATCTCTGGAGAAACGCATCTCTACCTCGGCAGACAATACCGACTCAAGGTGATTGCTTGCGAGAAACCCGGCGTCAAGTCGATCCGGGGCTTCATCGTTGTGCGAAGCCGCGAACCCGGTCGTAGCGAGTTGACCCGTAGCCTCGTTGAAAAATGGTACCGGGACCGGGCGCGGGTCAAGTTCACCGAAAGGATCGAAGTCAACCTGCTGCGGTTCGCGGATCCGGAATCATTCCGACCTCGGGGACTGATCATCCGCACCATGCGTCGCCGTTGGGGATCCCTGTCGGCCTCTTCGCGGCTGGTTCTAAATCGTCGGTTGATCGAGGCGGCCGTCAATGGGATCGACTACGTGATCACCCACGAACTTTGCCACATCGCCGAGCCTCATCACGGATCTCGATTCTATGTGTTGCTGGATGGAATTATGCCGGACTGGCGGAGGAGGAAGGAACAGTTGGAGCGGAGTGTTGGTGGGCGAATGTGA